In Bacillus sp. DX3.1, the following proteins share a genomic window:
- a CDS encoding IS6 family transposase, with product MEKQNLFKWKHYQPDIILLTVRWYLRYNLSFRDLVEMMEERGLSLAHTTIMRWVHQYGPELDKRVRRHLKSTNDSWRVDETYVKIKGQWMYLYRAVDSKGNTIDFHLSKTRDHRAAKRFFKKALQSFHVSKPRVITVDKNLAYPIAIEELKTEKKMPVGIQIRQVEYLNNIVEQDHRFIKKRVRSMLGLKSFRTAKSILSGIEAMHIIKKGQLILRDKSVQNEMKFIHQLFGMAA from the coding sequence ATGGAAAAGCAAAATCTATTCAAGTGGAAACATTATCAACCGGATATTATTTTATTAACCGTGAGATGGTACTTACGGTACAACCTCAGTTTTCGTGATTTAGTCGAAATGATGGAAGAACGCGGGCTATCCCTTGCTCATACAACTATCATGCGATGGGTTCATCAATATGGTCCCGAATTAGATAAGCGAGTACGACGTCATCTTAAGTCAACCAATGATTCTTGGCGAGTCGATGAGACGTATGTGAAAATCAAAGGTCAATGGATGTACCTATATCGTGCTGTTGATTCAAAAGGAAATACAATTGATTTTCATTTAAGCAAAACAAGAGATCATAGGGCTGCAAAGCGTTTTTTCAAGAAAGCTTTGCAGTCTTTTCATGTTTCAAAGCCCCGTGTGATTACAGTAGACAAAAACCTGGCCTATCCTATAGCGATTGAAGAGTTGAAGACAGAGAAAAAGATGCCTGTAGGCATCCAAATAAGGCAGGTAGAATACCTTAATAACATTGTAGAGCAAGATCATCGTTTTATTAAAAAGAGAGTTCGCTCAATGTTAGGATTGAAATCTTTTCGTACAGCTAAATCTATTCTTTCAGGAATAGAAGCGATGCATATCATTAAAAAAGGCCAACTTATTTTACGGGACAAGTCTGTCCAAAATGAAATGAAGTTTATTCATCAACTATTCGGAATGGCTGCATAA
- the dnaB gene encoding replicative DNA helicase, with translation MSIQNAQAEQTVLGSLLLDGELVKECRLTERHFSVTVHQAIFKLIRKIEEDGQPLDLVTLVSKMEPSFLEQIGGIEYFVNIIESVPTTANFSYYEGLVRSAWKMHHAGIMAQSMSERLLAEKDEKIIGETITALCELEEVDCTLDFELKDALVSLYEELYQETEELIGIETGFSALNKMTSGLQEGDFVVIGARPSMGKTAFALNIALHAAKSGAAVGLFSLEMSDKQLLKRMASCVGEVSGKRLKNPKHRFTIEDWRKTSQAFAEIGDLPLEIYDKAGVTTQEIWIQVRKLKRKHANKKLLVIIDYLQLITGDSKYRGNRFQEMSEISRKLKLMARDLNVCVVALSQLSRAVESRYDKRPLLSDLRETGQIEQDADLIMLMYREDYYDKDTENKDVTEIHVAKHRNGPVGMMKLRFLKEYGRFVEGKGG, from the coding sequence GTGAGTATTCAAAACGCCCAGGCTGAACAGACGGTATTAGGATCTTTGCTTCTCGATGGTGAACTTGTTAAGGAGTGTCGTCTGACCGAGCGGCACTTTTCTGTGACTGTGCATCAAGCCATATTCAAGTTGATACGGAAAATAGAGGAAGACGGACAGCCGCTTGACCTTGTCACGCTTGTTTCTAAAATGGAACCCTCCTTTTTGGAACAAATTGGCGGTATTGAATACTTTGTAAATATAATCGAGAGTGTTCCTACTACTGCCAACTTCTCCTATTATGAGGGGCTTGTTCGGAGCGCATGGAAAATGCATCATGCGGGAATCATGGCACAAAGTATGAGTGAACGGCTTCTTGCAGAGAAGGATGAGAAAATAATCGGCGAGACGATTACGGCACTCTGTGAACTGGAAGAGGTGGATTGTACACTGGATTTTGAGCTGAAGGATGCTTTAGTCAGCTTGTATGAAGAGCTTTATCAGGAAACAGAGGAGCTCATAGGCATTGAGACCGGCTTTTCAGCTTTAAACAAGATGACGAGCGGTTTGCAAGAAGGCGACTTTGTTGTGATTGGTGCACGGCCTTCTATGGGAAAAACGGCGTTCGCCTTAAATATTGCGCTTCATGCGGCAAAATCGGGTGCGGCAGTTGGGCTGTTTTCTTTGGAGATGAGCGACAAGCAACTGCTGAAACGGATGGCTTCCTGCGTCGGCGAGGTGTCGGGGAAAAGGCTGAAAAATCCAAAGCATCGTTTTACGATAGAAGACTGGAGAAAAACAAGCCAAGCATTTGCGGAAATCGGAGATCTGCCCCTGGAGATTTATGATAAGGCGGGGGTTACAACACAGGAGATTTGGATACAAGTACGAAAGCTGAAACGAAAGCATGCAAATAAAAAACTGCTGGTCATTATTGATTATTTGCAGCTTATTACAGGTGATTCGAAATATAGGGGAAATCGGTTTCAGGAAATGAGTGAAATCTCCCGTAAGTTGAAGTTGATGGCACGCGATTTGAATGTGTGCGTAGTAGCACTGTCGCAACTGTCCCGTGCGGTGGAGTCGCGTTACGATAAGCGTCCGCTTTTGTCTGATCTGCGGGAGACAGGGCAGATTGAACAGGATGCGGATTTGATTATGCTGATGTATAGGGAGGATTATTATGATAAGGATACTGAGAACAAAGATGTTACAGAGATTCATGTGGCGAAGCATCGGAATGGGCCTGTCGGGATGATGAAGCTACGGTTTTTGAAGGAGTATGGGAGGTTTGTGGAGGGGAAGGGTGGTTAA
- a CDS encoding TerD family protein, translating to MVHTLVRGQKADITKAHPGVGSLLVGLNWNALVNMEVDASAFLVGMNGKITKEEDFVFYGQPYSSCQSIKLNQDVSGGNKQEFLLDLTRMKDEVQKIVFSITIHHAEEKKHFFRDVTHIQLGIRNAQTKVEITNFLITSSFTDESAIIVGELYRHAGEWKFNPIGSGYFGGLAALCENFGIEVADDEEQVPPPIEKKTMPTPAPIQTSMNITKVELKKKQSINIQKSKMVTATLEWETNKDLDLYCFYVTKNGEIGKIYYRNLGSSNVSPYIVLDGDAQEPGKETIRIYRPEALKYVLFAAYSAIENGIGSFYSMKAKAVVDNHMGNVVTAPLLERNDNAYWVCIAHIDFTNQNEMKISHVESYSQDHSEASPLLYEDGKFLMDVGPVEFKSE from the coding sequence ATGGTGCATACTTTAGTGAGGGGACAAAAGGCCGATATTACAAAGGCTCATCCGGGAGTCGGTAGTTTACTAGTAGGATTAAATTGGAATGCTCTGGTGAATATGGAAGTAGATGCATCTGCTTTCCTAGTAGGTATGAATGGGAAAATTACAAAAGAAGAAGATTTTGTATTCTATGGACAACCGTATTCTAGTTGTCAATCAATCAAATTAAATCAAGATGTTTCAGGTGGGAATAAACAAGAGTTTTTGTTGGATCTTACTCGTATGAAAGATGAAGTCCAAAAAATTGTGTTTTCGATTACAATTCATCATGCTGAGGAAAAGAAACACTTCTTCCGAGATGTTACTCACATTCAATTGGGAATTAGGAATGCACAAACGAAAGTAGAAATTACTAATTTCCTTATTACATCCTCCTTCACAGATGAAAGTGCCATTATTGTAGGCGAATTGTATCGACATGCAGGAGAGTGGAAATTCAACCCTATTGGATCGGGATATTTTGGCGGATTAGCAGCTTTATGTGAAAATTTCGGGATAGAGGTTGCTGATGATGAAGAGCAAGTACCTCCTCCTATAGAGAAAAAAACAATGCCTACTCCAGCACCGATACAAACATCTATGAATATCACGAAGGTTGAATTGAAGAAAAAACAATCTATTAATATACAAAAATCTAAGATGGTAACGGCTACTCTTGAATGGGAGACAAATAAGGATTTGGATTTATATTGTTTCTATGTGACAAAGAATGGAGAAATAGGAAAGATTTATTATAGAAATTTAGGGTCTTCTAATGTGTCACCATATATTGTACTTGATGGAGATGCACAAGAACCAGGTAAAGAAACGATTCGTATTTATCGGCCTGAAGCTCTGAAGTATGTTTTGTTTGCTGCATATAGTGCCATCGAAAATGGGATAGGTAGCTTCTATTCTATGAAAGCAAAGGCAGTTGTAGATAATCATATGGGGAATGTCGTAACAGCTCCTTTATTAGAAAGAAATGATAATGCTTATTGGGTATGTATTGCGCATATTGACTTTACAAATCAAAACGAAATGAAAATCTCTCATGTAGAAAGCTATTCTCAAGATCATTCTGAGGCTTCACCGCTGTTATATGAGGATGGAAAATTCCTTATGGATGTTGGGCCAGTGGAGTTTAAGAGTGAATAG
- a CDS encoding TetR/AcrR family transcriptional regulator, translating to MESKQQQIANQTLKLIVNQGIEHTSLQDILDAANISKGTFYKYFSSKDECIAQIIKQTYGKIREELDQLLIDQLRSNQAIFKEQLILYLTRTYSYYLNELIRTIRQGQSTDLRKMVFQEEKRDIQWMAERLVEVKGEVIRPYSKEVMSFFYGMLQTVIVISKSSQKSIIPQKVIHLIYRYVELILAEMMETKQAIFSIEMDEEMQQRESLVEELKKLQGGVVGRDKVLIEGLLEELNRKEIRYPIVESLCSSLSPALSGISEQIKKTLKER from the coding sequence ATGGAATCTAAACAACAACAAATTGCGAATCAAACATTGAAGCTTATCGTAAATCAAGGGATTGAACATACATCTTTACAGGATATATTGGATGCAGCAAACATTTCTAAAGGGACTTTTTATAAGTATTTTTCATCAAAAGATGAATGTATTGCACAAATTATTAAACAAACATATGGGAAAATTCGAGAAGAACTCGATCAATTATTGATTGATCAATTACGAAGTAATCAAGCGATTTTTAAAGAACAACTTATACTTTATTTAACTCGCACTTATTCCTATTATTTAAATGAATTAATTCGTACGATCCGTCAAGGGCAAAGTACTGATTTACGTAAGATGGTGTTTCAAGAAGAAAAAAGGGACATTCAGTGGATGGCAGAGCGATTGGTTGAGGTCAAAGGGGAAGTAATACGCCCATATAGTAAAGAAGTGATGTCATTTTTCTATGGCATGTTACAAACTGTAATTGTGATTAGTAAATCATCACAAAAATCGATTATCCCTCAAAAAGTAATCCATCTTATATATCGCTATGTAGAGCTTATATTGGCAGAAATGATGGAAACAAAACAGGCTATTTTTTCTATAGAAATGGATGAAGAAATGCAACAAAGAGAATCCCTTGTAGAAGAATTAAAAAAACTTCAGGGTGGGGTTGTAGGCAGAGATAAAGTATTAATAGAAGGATTGTTAGAAGAATTAAATCGTAAAGAAATTCGTTATCCAATCGTAGAATCTTTGTGTTCATCTTTAAGTCCGGCGCTGAGTGGAATAAGTGAGCAAATAAAAAAGACATTGAAAGAAAGGTAA
- a CDS encoding J domain-containing protein: MSIWETLEIEPTDNVAAIKKAYAKLLKIYHPEDDPEGYQRLREAFDKAIKSAKQMKNTPLSQLQKTDENEENFYINPVFPSQIDNNAELAATLVSEHPVHAFMEKIETLYNDFFARIELKNWEELLSSDVIWDVEYAEALQDRLIEFLQYHYHFSRSTWELFDNVFRFSEQTEELEFEYGEETVQFLLERISGAKEMHYDIFKKSNDLDFEAYLHLREEAQRTLMINNLEAAKSALDFAYELYQEDPDLLRMQGIYYLRTENKERALQSFNDLLVIYPDDLDGLLYRAQIYYDRGQFADAIKDCEHLLSIEPEHMDAQFLIVKYSFESGDIETVATRALDVVKRYVERFEFRSYCIRIHTEIPEKRQKQEINMKFIIRYALYFLFLFISRTWVYLLFMILIVLTPLPSKYALLLLFPLIWEAWKFVRLKTLA, translated from the coding sequence ATGAGCATTTGGGAAACGTTAGAAATTGAGCCTACCGATAATGTTGCGGCTATTAAAAAGGCTTATGCAAAGCTTCTAAAGATTTATCATCCTGAAGACGATCCTGAAGGATATCAGCGACTGAGAGAAGCATTTGATAAAGCGATAAAAAGCGCAAAACAAATGAAGAATACACCTCTCTCTCAACTACAAAAAACGGATGAAAACGAAGAGAATTTCTACATCAATCCTGTATTTCCTTCACAGATTGATAATAACGCTGAACTTGCCGCTACTCTCGTTTCAGAACATCCCGTTCACGCATTTATGGAAAAAATCGAGACGCTGTATAACGATTTCTTTGCACGAATCGAATTGAAAAATTGGGAAGAATTATTAAGTTCCGATGTGATATGGGACGTAGAATATGCCGAAGCGCTTCAAGATAGATTAATAGAATTTTTACAATATCATTACCATTTCTCCCGCTCGACTTGGGAACTTTTCGACAATGTATTCCGCTTTAGTGAACAAACAGAGGAATTGGAGTTTGAATATGGTGAAGAAACAGTACAATTTCTTCTAGAGAGAATTAGCGGTGCGAAGGAAATGCATTACGATATTTTCAAGAAAAGTAATGATTTAGATTTCGAAGCGTATTTACATTTGCGTGAGGAAGCCCAGCGCACACTTATGATCAATAACTTAGAAGCGGCAAAAAGTGCGCTCGATTTTGCATACGAGCTTTATCAAGAAGATCCGGACCTTTTACGCATGCAGGGCATTTATTATTTGCGTACAGAAAATAAAGAACGTGCGTTACAATCATTCAATGACTTACTTGTCATTTACCCGGATGACCTAGATGGTTTACTTTATCGGGCCCAGATTTACTATGACCGCGGGCAGTTTGCAGATGCTATCAAGGACTGTGAGCATCTACTGTCGATTGAGCCGGAGCATATGGACGCACAATTCTTAATAGTGAAGTATTCGTTCGAATCAGGTGATATAGAAACTGTAGCCACTAGGGCGTTGGATGTGGTAAAGCGTTATGTGGAACGCTTCGAATTTCGTTCATACTGTATTCGAATTCACACTGAAATTCCAGAGAAGAGACAGAAACAAGAAATAAATATGAAGTTTATTATCCGCTATGCGCTATACTTTTTATTTCTATTTATTAGCCGCACCTGGGTTTATTTGCTCTTTATGATTCTTATTGTTTTAACCCCATTACCATCTAAATATGCATTACTTCTCCTATTCCCACTTATTTGGGAAGCATGGAAATTCGTTAGGCTTAAAACATTAGCATAA
- a CDS encoding DUF1266 domain-containing protein translates to MPVLYKRKREKQLELYFRCLSSVCLNCVYLTNYFTRYEFTLIRDRFIGKRFLKNVLWTWKIENSTELKEKIIWFLEEGTRQEFNRIRHQLTPLSEAARKQLSKDHPDYEKLYIANYGLHILTDSGIAAFDYAWCICLCRVGRRLGYLSKQEAKNFMIQAARLSQHSYSDWHEYFNAFRIGSHFNANDIEFINKDKYNINYVSHLFDYKKTLLSVVPWENNLLKDLS, encoded by the coding sequence ATGCCTGTTTTATATAAAAGAAAACGAGAGAAACAGCTCGAACTATATTTCCGCTGTCTGTCTTCCGTTTGTTTGAATTGCGTTTACCTTACAAACTATTTTACCCGATATGAATTTACCCTTATCAGAGACCGCTTTATTGGGAAACGTTTTTTGAAGAACGTGTTATGGACATGGAAGATCGAAAATTCGACGGAGTTAAAAGAGAAAATCATTTGGTTTTTAGAAGAAGGAACACGGCAGGAATTTAATCGTATACGCCATCAATTGACTCCTCTTTCCGAGGCAGCGCGAAAGCAATTATCGAAAGACCATCCTGACTATGAAAAACTTTATATTGCTAATTACGGATTACACATTTTGACGGATTCCGGAATTGCAGCGTTTGATTATGCATGGTGTATCTGTTTATGTCGGGTCGGTAGAAGACTCGGTTATTTATCAAAACAGGAAGCAAAGAACTTTATGATACAGGCTGCACGACTTTCACAACATTCTTATTCGGATTGGCATGAGTATTTTAACGCCTTTCGTATCGGCAGCCACTTTAACGCAAATGATATAGAATTCATAAATAAAGATAAGTATAATATTAATTACGTATCGCACTTGTTTGATTATAAAAAAACTCTATTGAGTGTTGTTCCATGGGAAAATAATCTACTTAAAGATTTAAGTTAA
- a CDS encoding DnaD domain protein produces MAVYRNVQVNFWQDDFVLDLTPEERYFYIYLLTCSKTTQCGIYPLPKRLAEMETGYNRETVEKLLQRFIEYGKILYDAETKELYIQNWLRYNPVTNTNVEKCVLRELKAVKSKKFVHMFLQKCLEEELSIPLLLEHFGMPVEASQAIPQEPIESCEADEKVEEMDPGSSVFMFYEQNFGSLSPYTADELSEWIADLSEELVLKALQIAHENNKRTLAYVKGILRDWHGKGYTKLIEVEEATVKFRKKEPSASHETEKFLEECEEWEKNVPSEEELQKFLQEQGWRP; encoded by the coding sequence ATGGCAGTATACCGTAATGTACAGGTGAATTTTTGGCAGGATGATTTTGTATTGGACTTAACGCCGGAGGAGCGATACTTTTATATATATTTGCTGACATGTTCGAAAACTACGCAATGCGGTATTTATCCGTTACCGAAGCGTTTGGCGGAAATGGAAACGGGCTACAACAGAGAGACTGTCGAGAAGTTACTGCAGCGGTTCATCGAATATGGAAAAATATTATATGATGCAGAAACGAAGGAGTTATACATTCAAAATTGGTTGCGCTATAATCCAGTCACGAACACGAATGTTGAGAAATGCGTATTGCGTGAGTTAAAGGCTGTGAAAAGCAAAAAGTTTGTACATATGTTTCTTCAAAAATGCTTGGAGGAAGAGCTGAGCATTCCGCTATTATTAGAGCATTTCGGCATGCCGGTTGAAGCGTCTCAGGCTATTCCTCAAGAACCCATTGAAAGCTGTGAAGCAGATGAAAAAGTAGAAGAAATGGATCCAGGAAGCAGTGTATTCATGTTTTATGAACAAAACTTCGGTAGTTTATCACCTTATACTGCGGATGAATTAAGTGAATGGATTGCAGATTTGTCAGAGGAGCTTGTACTGAAAGCACTCCAGATTGCGCATGAAAACAACAAGCGGACGCTTGCTTACGTGAAGGGCATTTTACGAGATTGGCACGGAAAGGGATATACGAAGCTCATTGAAGTAGAGGAAGCGACAGTGAAGTTCCGGAAGAAGGAACCGTCTGCCAGTCATGAGACTGAGAAGTTTTTGGAGGAGTGTGAAGAGTGGGAGAAAAATGTACCGTCTGAAGAAGAGTTGCAGAAGTTCTTACAGGAACAGGGGTGGCGTCCGTGA
- a CDS encoding molecular chaperone HscC produces the protein MATIGIDLGTTNSLVAYWTDNGAALIPNALGEYITPSVVSVEESGEILVGRIAKERLITHPHVTASTFKRFIGTEKKYELGMYTFSSEELSSFIIQSLKQDAEAYLNEAVTGAVISVPAYFNDAQRKATKRAAEIAGLKVERLISEPTAAAIAYGLYQEAAETKFLVFDLGGGTFDVSILELFEGVMDVKSIAGDNYLGGEDFTKSLMSFFLESHQLDSDSLDSKTLSLIYTQAERCKLTLCDEPAASMKVVIDNKTYETRINRSEFEKLVTPLLLRLRYPIERALRDASLNPKDLDAVILIGGATRMSLIKSVISKMFGRMPYANINPDETVALGAAIQVALKERNKALEEVILTDVCPYTLGTNVVQEFRDGTKESGYFLPIIERNTPIPVSRVERLYTVNDRQRSIRVDVYQGENRLVKNNLKLGELNIKVPPASAGKESVDVRYTYDINGILEVELISTTTGEKKRAVIQQNAGNLTEEEIEARLLELKEIKIHPRDRSENRLLLAKGERLYEELLGDERQKVAILLQRFEHALTTQNDKKVKEAAHIFKEHLENIERWIGHS, from the coding sequence ATGGCAACGATTGGAATTGACTTAGGAACAACAAATAGTTTAGTAGCCTATTGGACGGATAATGGTGCAGCCCTTATCCCGAATGCACTTGGCGAATATATTACACCATCGGTCGTCAGCGTTGAAGAGAGTGGTGAAATTTTAGTCGGACGCATCGCCAAAGAACGGCTTATTACCCATCCGCACGTTACAGCATCAACGTTTAAGCGATTTATAGGAACAGAAAAAAAATACGAGTTAGGTATGTACACATTTTCTTCAGAAGAACTCTCATCTTTTATCATTCAATCTTTAAAACAAGATGCAGAAGCTTATTTAAACGAAGCGGTTACTGGTGCTGTCATTAGCGTACCTGCTTATTTCAACGATGCTCAGCGCAAAGCGACAAAACGAGCTGCTGAAATTGCTGGATTAAAAGTTGAACGTCTCATTAGTGAGCCAACGGCAGCTGCTATCGCTTACGGACTGTATCAGGAAGCGGCAGAGACAAAATTTCTTGTATTTGATCTAGGCGGCGGTACATTCGATGTGTCCATTTTGGAATTATTTGAAGGAGTGATGGATGTTAAATCGATTGCCGGCGATAATTACCTTGGAGGCGAAGACTTCACAAAAAGTCTAATGTCCTTTTTTTTAGAGTCACACCAGCTCGATTCCGATTCCCTTGACTCAAAAACTCTATCTTTAATTTATACACAAGCAGAACGTTGCAAACTTACATTATGTGATGAACCTGCCGCAAGTATGAAAGTCGTTATTGATAATAAAACGTACGAAACGCGTATCAATAGAAGTGAATTTGAAAAATTAGTAACCCCGCTTCTCTTACGACTTCGCTACCCGATTGAACGCGCGCTTCGCGATGCGTCGCTAAACCCTAAAGATTTAGATGCTGTCATTCTAATTGGCGGTGCGACAAGAATGTCACTTATTAAATCCGTCATTTCTAAAATGTTCGGACGTATGCCTTATGCGAATATTAATCCTGATGAAACGGTTGCTCTAGGCGCTGCGATTCAAGTTGCCTTAAAAGAACGAAACAAAGCGTTAGAAGAAGTCATCTTAACTGATGTTTGTCCATATACGTTAGGAACAAACGTTGTTCAAGAATTTAGAGACGGTACAAAAGAGTCCGGATACTTCTTACCCATTATCGAGAGAAATACACCGATTCCTGTAAGTAGAGTGGAGCGACTTTATACCGTCAATGATAGACAGAGATCCATACGTGTCGATGTGTATCAAGGAGAAAACCGTCTAGTAAAAAACAACTTGAAACTTGGTGAACTCAACATTAAAGTTCCTCCCGCTTCCGCTGGGAAAGAATCTGTTGACGTACGTTATACATACGATATTAATGGTATTCTCGAAGTCGAATTGATAAGTACAACAACTGGAGAGAAAAAAAGAGCTGTTATTCAACAAAATGCTGGAAACCTTACAGAAGAAGAAATCGAAGCTAGACTCTTGGAATTAAAAGAAATTAAAATTCATCCACGAGACCGGTCTGAAAACCGATTATTACTCGCAAAAGGCGAACGGCTCTATGAAGAGTTACTCGGTGACGAACGCCAGAAAGTCGCTATCTTGTTACAACGATTTGAACATGCGCTTACAACGCAAAATGATAAAAAAGTGAAAGAAGCCGCTCATATATTCAAAGAACATTTAGAGAATATAGAAAGGTGGATCGGTCATTCATGA
- the adhP gene encoding alcohol dehydrogenase AdhP has product MKAAVVSSKNPGKVDIIEVEVPKLEPGQALVDVEYCGVCHTDLHVIKGDFGDVPGRIPGHEGIGIVKEIADDVKSLKVGDRVSIAWFYQGCGTCEYCLTGRETFCRSVKNAGFSVDGAMAEQCIVAADYAVKVPDGLDPAQASSITCAGVTCYKAIKVSDIKPGQWIAIYGCGGLGNLALQYAKNVFNAKVIVIDINDDKLELAKEMGADLVCNPLTDGDAGEWIQEKVGGAHAAVVTAVSKIAFNQAVNSVRAASKVVAVGLPPETMDLEIVKTVLDGIQIVGSLVGTRKDLEEAFQFGAEGKVVPIVKTRCLHEINDIFEEMEAGKIQGRMVIDMHKN; this is encoded by the coding sequence ATGAAAGCAGCAGTAGTAAGTTCAAAAAATCCCGGTAAAGTAGATATTATTGAAGTAGAAGTACCAAAACTAGAACCTGGCCAAGCGCTAGTTGATGTTGAATATTGTGGTGTTTGCCACACTGATTTACATGTAATAAAGGGTGACTTTGGAGATGTTCCGGGTCGAATTCCTGGACATGAGGGCATTGGAATTGTGAAAGAAATTGCAGATGATGTCAAGAGCTTAAAAGTTGGAGATCGTGTAAGCATCGCTTGGTTCTATCAAGGATGTGGAACGTGTGAATACTGTCTGACCGGTAGAGAAACCTTTTGCCGAAGCGTAAAAAATGCTGGATTTAGTGTAGATGGGGCAATGGCAGAGCAGTGTATTGTAGCAGCTGACTATGCTGTCAAAGTACCTGATGGATTAGACCCCGCTCAAGCAAGCAGTATTACCTGTGCAGGTGTAACGTGTTATAAAGCCATTAAAGTTTCTGATATTAAGCCAGGTCAGTGGATTGCGATTTATGGCTGTGGTGGATTAGGTAACCTTGCTCTTCAATATGCGAAAAATGTATTTAACGCAAAAGTAATTGTGATAGATATTAATGATGATAAATTAGAACTAGCAAAAGAAATGGGTGCAGATCTTGTTTGTAACCCTCTAACAGATGGTGATGCAGGTGAATGGATTCAGGAAAAAGTGGGCGGGGCACATGCGGCGGTTGTTACAGCTGTTTCAAAAATAGCGTTTAACCAAGCTGTAAACTCTGTCCGTGCGGCATCTAAGGTAGTCGCTGTTGGGTTACCACCTGAAACTATGGATCTAGAAATTGTGAAAACAGTGCTAGATGGAATCCAAATAGTAGGATCTCTAGTTGGGACAAGGAAAGATTTAGAGGAGGCTTTCCAATTTGGTGCAGAAGGAAAAGTAGTTCCAATTGTAAAAACTAGATGTCTTCATGAAATAAATGATATTTTTGAAGAAATGGAAGCAGGAAAAATACAAGGTCGTATGGTTATAGATATGCATAAAAATTAA